The following are encoded together in the Lactuca sativa cultivar Salinas chromosome 1, Lsat_Salinas_v11, whole genome shotgun sequence genome:
- the LOC111891328 gene encoding AP-2 complex subunit alpha-2-like translates to MVKVSAYLLGEYSHLLARRPGCSPKDIFVIIHEKLPTVSTPTISILLSTYAKILMHSQPPDPELQNQIWAIFSKYETCIDTEIQQRAVQLFIFNSTLAKILNF, encoded by the exons ATGGTGAAG GTTAGCGCTTATCTGCTTGGAGAATACAGCCATCTTTTGGCCAGACGACCTGGGTGTAGCCCAAAGGACATTTTTGTCATTATACATGAGAAGCTTCCTACTGTATC GACTCCAACAATATCCATTCTTCTCTCAACATACGCAAAGATTTTGATGCACTCTCAACCACCAGATCCCGAATTACAAAACCAGATCTGGGCAATATTCAGCAA ATATGAAACATGCATTGATACTGAGATACAACAAAGAGCTGTACAGCTATTCATTTTCAATAGCacacttgcaaaaattttaaacttttaa